CGGGATTTTTCCAATCGCTAAAAGTCTTATTGATTAATGCTTTCATCGACGGAGAATCAAAATCACCGACAATTCCTAAAATTATTTGGTCGGGACGGACATAGGTACGATAAAAATCGATTAAATCCTGACGGTCAATATTAGCTAAAGTGCTATATTCTACAGTACGAGCGTAGGGGCTATTATCACCATAGACTAGCTTTTTAAACTCCCGACTAGCAATATCATCGGGATCATCATTACGTCGGGCAATTGCTCCTTTTTCCTGAACTTTGGCTAATTCCACCCTCTGATTTTCAAAAGCTGGGGAACGCAAAACCTCGGCAAAGAGATTAAAAACTGCTTCTAAATCTTCACTAAGAGCGCTAAAATTAGCAGTTCCAGCGTTAAGATCGATCGAGGTTTCTACTAGGGCTGCTCTTTGTTCTAATAATTGATTTAAGACATTAGAAGGATGTTTTTCCGTGCCACCACTACGCAGCACGGTTCCAGTAATATCGGCTAATCCAACTTTTTCCCCCGGTTCTAATCTTCCTCCCGTCCGAATCATCGCCGTACCACTCACTAAAGGTAAGCTCCGATCCTCCATTAAATAAACCACCATACCATTATCTAGTTGATAACGTTCGTATTCGGGAACTGTAACTTCAGGAAGGGGAGGAAAAGTTAAATCGGTAAAATGTCGCGGGGTTTGGGCAATTGCTGGGGAACGAAAAGCGAGGACACCTATCAGGGTGATCAGGATTAAACCTAGCCATTGTAAGCGTTTTTTCATGATTTGAGTCAAAATTATCGGAAGAAATAGATAAGAGGGAGCAAAAAGCAAACTTTGCCGCTTTTTACTTTGGTAAAATTCGGCCAATAGTGCGATTTTCGGTGGTAAAAGTCTCTTTAGCCACCCGTTGAATATCGGCTGCGGTGACAGCATTATAAGCATCTAATTGGGCGAATAAATTACGCCAATCGCCGGTTTTTACCTCGTATTCAATCAAGGATCGCGCCATGCCCATGTTAGAATCAAGACCTCTTAATAGGGCTGCCCGTAATTGATTTTTAACCCGTTCTAATTCCTGTTCCGAAACCGGTTCATTTTTCAATCTTTCCAATTCCCAATTCAAACCCTGCGCTACTTCCTCCACACTGACATTAGGAGCGGTAAGAGCATAGAATAACAGCAAATTCGGGTATTTATCTCCCGGAAAGCCGTTAAATCCCTGGGCAGCGAGGGCAAGTTGTTTGTCCTCCACTAAAGCTTTATACAGTCGCGAGGTTCTTCCTTCACTCATTAAAGTGGCGATAACCTCGTAAACCGCATGATCGGGATGATTGAGGGCGGGACGATGGTATCCTTCTAAATACCAAGGCTGCGAGGCTAATTTTAGGGTAATTTCCTTTGTTTTGGTTTGGTTCGGTTCCACTACTTTCACCTGGGGAGGTTTCGGTTTAGCGGGAAAACGACCAAAATAAACCTTAGCTAACTGTTTGACCTGTTCTGGGTCCACATCTCCGGCGATAGCTATGGTTAAATTACTGGCAGGATAAAATTTATCGAAAAAGTTTTGGATATCTGAGGGTTCCAGATTGCGAATATCTCGATCGTAGCCGATGACGGGACGTTTGTAGGGATGGACAGTATAAGCTTGATCGAGAAAAGCTTCGATTAATAAACCCAAGGGGCTATTATCCGTCCGCATCCTTCTTTCTTCCAGAATTACGTCTTTTTCTTTGTAAAATTCCCGTTGGAATACCGGTTCTAAAAATCGTTCCGATTCCAAAGACATCCATAATTCCAATTTATTCGACGGGAAACTGTAAAAATAGCTAGTTGCATCGCTGGAAGTGGTGGCATTTAAACCGACTCCTCCCTGAGTTTCGACGATTTGCCCGTATTCGTTGCGTTGGACGAATTTCTCGGACTCTGCCTTAGTTTTTTGAAATTCTTCCGTTAATTTAGCCACTTCTGCGCTTTTACCCGCTTTTTTGGCCGCTTGCAGTTCTTTGTCTATAGCTTCAAGGCGATCGAGGACTTTTTTCTCGCTAAGATAATCGGTAGTACCGATGGTTTTTGTGCCTTTAAAGGCTAAATGTTCCAAAAAGTGGGCAACTCCTGTTTTACCGTCCGGTTCATCGGCACCTCCCACATCTGCATAGGTGACAAAGGAAATAACCGGGGCATCGCGATTTTCTAGGATAATGAATTTTAGTCCGTTATCGAGGCGAAATTCGGTAATTTTTTGTTGAAATTGCTTAAGGTAGGGGGTAATCGATTGCACATCGGCTGATTGCTCTTTCGCTTGGGCAAGAAGGGGGGAGAAACTCCCAAAACCCCAAAACACAAGGAAAGCGACCAAAAAGCCGGTGAAAGCCCGATAATAGGGGTTATTTTTAATGATCATAGATAGTTTTATCAGGTATCGTGGGAGCGAGAGATCGATCGCTATGTTCGATCTTAGCAGTCGATTGTTAGGAGAGGGGAGTGAGAGGCCATCTCCCTGCTCCCCGCTCCCTTGCCAGCTTGGGGGAAAACTCCGTTAGAATACGGAAAGCCGTTTACAAAACGATACAAAATCATGACCGTTGCTTACCCTCGTAAATTCAAGAAGACGATGAGCGCTCGCGACATCATGAAGCGTGTCATTAGCGATCGCGAAATTCATCTTGTCACCCTCAACCGTTACCGCTACAACGAACAACGTAGCTGTAAAGACCTGACCGAACTGATCGAAACCTTAGACGGACAACCGCAAGAACTGATCCAGGATCTTTCCCATCACGTTGCCGATGAGGCCCGCCATGCCTACTGGTTAACCGATTTATTGATCGAATTGGGGGCCGATGTGGGGAAACCGCCAGGGTTGTCCTATATCGATGAATTTGAACGTCTTCTCGATCAAGATCAATTCCAAGGCGAAGAACAAAGGGAAGATGGACTGATTGCGGCCCTAGCGGCAATTAACGTCACGGAAAAACGAGGATGCCAATACTTTGCCGCCCATATTTATGCCCTCAAAGCAGGGGAACAAACCCCGGAAAATCTGAAAATTCAGGAAACGATCGCCAAAATCTTTCCCGAAGAAGCGGGTCATGTGCGTTGGGGTAATCGTTGGTTAGCCAAAATTGCCCAAAAAAGCCCCCAACATCGGCAAAAAGTCGAAAAAGCCAAGGCCAAATACTCAGCGATCGAACAGGCCGCCTATGAATCGGGTATGGACATCACCCTGGGGGCAGAATTGCGCCGCGTCGGTCACTTAATGGAAATCGCCGCCACTATGCCGCTTTGGGAACGTCCTCAATATCTGATGGAACGTTTACCCCAATCCCTTCTCGACCCGAAATTACAATTATTCCGGGTAGAAGCGGCTCAAAAAGCCTGGAATCGTGATCCACAAATGTTTATGGAACGCTTTTTGCCGATGTTTTTTAATGCGGACGGCAATATCGGCAAAAAAGAGAAAGTCAACTAATTTAACCTTGATTTTCTGGGGCAATCATTCAGCGATCGCTGAAGAAATGTTCAGCGAGGATCGAGAAAATCAGCTATTGTTTTAAATAGGGGTGAGTTCTCGGCTTTAGGGCCAGAGAAACACCACTTTTTTACTGTTTATTTTGGCTTTTCTTTTTTGGATTATGCGTCTTTTAGCTGCCTTCGATCGCTATCCCGATAGTGTATCGTTAACCCTAGAACCAGTAGCCACCGACTCGCAAAAATTTGATTTATATTTAACTTTACACCTACAAGCTCAAATTCAATCTCTCCTCGGCGGGGAAATCAAATGGGGACTAAAAGGAGGAAAATTAGATTTTCTTTTAGTTAATTGTCACCTAACACCAAATCCTCTTTCTAGTCAAGAGTTATACATAAATCGTATTAATAATCATCAATGGCGGTTATCGTTCAAAAGTCCTCAGTCAATATTTACAGGAGCGATCGAAAGGATTAACCTAGGAACTGTGAGTGTGGAGGAAGAACCTTATCATCTCACGGTGCAATTTTCCCTGACAGCTGCCGATATCTGTATTACGGAAACATCGGGATTATGGAAACACGATATAAGTCCCAATAAACATAGTATTTTAGAGCGAAAGTTGGCATTTTTCCTGATAGAAAATCAATTTGATGCTTTTTTGAGTCGTATTTCTTTAGGGTCATCCCAGGTAGAATTAGATACTGTTCTAGTTGAACCGCAACCGGCAGCATCAGAAAATTTAGAGAAATTGCAGACACAAATCGAGGGAATTTATGCTGCTGTTACTGATGATTTTCGGGAATTAGCCCAATTAGCTGAACTCAATCCCCTGACGGATTTTACTGGGGCAAATCTTCTAGCAGCGGAATTAAGTGGTATATCTTTAGGCATGGCTAATCTTTATCAAGCGAATCTGCGGGGGGCCAATTTAACCGATGCTGATTTAAGCGAAATTAATGGCAGTCATGCTAGTTTCAAAGGAGCGGATTTAAGCGGAGCCTTATTAGCTAATGCCGATTTAAGTTATGCTGATTTTTACCGTTCTAGTTTGGCTTTAGCTAATTTAATTGGCTCCAATTTAGAAGGAGCTAATTTAGTTGAAGTCAACATCACTCAAGCGAATTTTAGCGGGGCAAAAGTGAAGGGGACAAAGTTTGCCGATAACGTGGGTATGACCGAGGAATTGCGGGAAACCTTACGCTTGCGCGGAGCTTTCTGCGATTAGTATCCTCCTTACCTATAGACCAGGAATATCTTAGCAATTGCCCTATTTCTCCATAGCCAGATAGAAAAAATATGCCCTTATTTACTCCAAGTCTCAAACAAAGCGGTCATCTCGATCAAATTTCGATTACCGTCTGTAATGTTGGTTCACGAAAACTTAGCACTCAAGACGATTATGGTAGCAGCGGATGGCAGATTTTCGCCCCCAATTTAACAATTTTGGGAGTAGATGCCGATGGAGATGCTTGTGAAGAAGCTAATGAAGAATTGGTCAGACGAAATATTAATTGGCAGGAAAAACATCTAGCCATTGCCCTGGCAAAATCTAAGGGAGAAAAGACTTTATATGTAACTAAACATCCGATGTGTAGTTCTCTTTATCCTCCCAATGAAGATTTTTAAAACCGGTTTAAAAATTTACCATAATTTGCTAACTTAGACTTTACTTTTGACCTAGAAACAACTACTTTAGATCAATTATGTCAACAGGAAAATATCCCATCTATAGATTTTTTACAAATTGATGTGCAAGGGGCAGATTTAGATGTTTTACAGGGAGGTTTAGAGATATTATCCCGCAGTGTTTTGGGTATACAAATAGAAGTTGAATTTTCACCTCTTTATCTCGATCAACCTCTTTTTGCTGATATTGATAAGTTTTTAAGACAACAATCTTTTTCCCTATTTCATTTAGCAACTTCCCATCGAATTCGCAGTATTTCTCCTATTCAATCTCGGCGACCAGGGCAAATACTCTGGGGGGAAGCTTATTACTACAGAGACTTAATTGCCCCAGATTTATCGGCTGATTTCTTGTCTCTAAAAACCCCCGAACAAATTCTCAAACTAGCCTGTATTGCCGATGTGATGGATTTTACCGATTATGCAGTGGAGTTACTGGCTTATTTAACCGTTAATTGTGGACAAGATAAAAATTATAATTTTGCCGATAATATTATCGAAGTTTTGAGTCAATTTCCTGACTTAATTAAGCAAGGACTAGCCAATTTAGAAATTTTCCAAATTCTTAAGGATTTCCTTAGTCCCGAAGCCGAAAATTTCTGGAAATAAAGTTAAATTTTCACCGATTCTAGAGATTACCAGTTAGCTTAGGTGGTTCAACAATTGAGGAGCGGTAAGCTGTTGACTATTAATCAAAAAAGAAGACTAGAGATTTTCCTCGGTATCTATGCCTAATTCCCGCAGTTTAGCCGCTAATTTCGCAGCTTTTTGCTTTTCTTGCTGGACTTGGCTTTCTGCCTCTACAGCCCGATTTTCTGCCTCTAAAACCCGGTTTTCTGCCTGTTGTGCCGCTTCTGCGGGAGTGGGTACTAATTCACCTTCGGGGGTAAAATAGCGCAATTTATTGGCGGATAAACCCAAATATAAGCCTAATTGTTGACTCCAGAGCCATCCCTGGGGATTGGGGGCAATCGGTTGATATTGACCGCTAATTAGGGTAAATCCTTGAAATTCTAAGCTTTCTGGGTCAAACCAAAAATAATCGGGAGTGCGAAATATATCCTGATAAATTTGTTTTTTCTCCTCTCGGTCAACTTTGGCGGTACTATCGGAGAGAATTTCGATAATTAAATTGGGATATTTGCCCTCTTCTTGCCAAACTACCCAACTTCTGCGGTTGGGGTTGGAATTTGTCCCCAAAACGACGAAAAAATCAGGACCAGGAAAGAATTCTGACTTTTTCTGGTTGGGACTGTAATAGATAGTTAAATTGCCAGTGGCAAAATAATCTTCTCGCTCGCGCCACCACCATTCTAAACACTGAATTAGTAAAATAATTTGTTGTAGATGTAGGTTACTTTCCAAAGGGGGTTCATCACTCCAAAATTCGCCTTCTGGGAAGATTATCTCAGGGTTTACATGAGACTCGACTAGGGGTAAGCTTTCAGCGATAGTCATGGTTTTCCAACAGAGATAGGTCGATAACTTATTATAAGTGATTGAATATACTTTTTGGATGATTATAGCACCGGCAATGGAGTTAAAAAGTTAAAATGGACTTAATGGCTACAATGTAAGAATATTAATAGCTCTCCTGTCTAATTAATTTGTGAGAGTTAAAAAATGCTAAAAACCAGCACTTTTCGAGTTTTGTAAGAGGTCTTATGAACAGAATTAACAATATTGTTTTGGTTCACGGTTTTTGGGCCGATGGTTCTAGTTATAATCAGATAACTGCCCAGTTATTAGCCGAAGGATACGCAGCGATCGCCGTGCAAAATCCTCTCACTTCTCTGGCCGATGACGTAGCTGCTACGAAAAGAATTTTAAACCGTATCGAAGGACAATGTATTCTAGTCGGTCATTCTTGGGGCGGTATGGTAATCACAGAAGTAGGCAACGATGAAAAAGTGTCCGGTTTAGTTTATATTGCAGCGTTGGCTCCTGATGCGGGGGAATCGATGGTAGATTTGTTTAGTGAATACGAAAAACCATCACAGTATTTTCAAGAACAAGAGGGATTTATCTGGATTTCTCAAGAGGGAATAGAGAAGATTCTCGCCAATGATTTGCCTGCCGAAAAAGCTGCTTTAATTTATGCCACCCAAACCCCAGCAGCAGCCTCTTTACTAACAGCAAAAACCACTACAACCGCTTGGAGAAATAAGCCGAACTGGTATATTGTCTCTAGTCAAGATCAAGCCTTACCTCCAGAATTACAGTTTAATTTGGCCGAGAGAATGGGAGCAAAGACAGTGGTTTTGGCATCCGGTCACGTCCCGACTATTTCCCATGCTTCAGAGGTTTTAGAGGTGATTAGAGAAGCCTCGAATAGGGGATAAGTAAATCGCCATTTTCCCCTTAAACAATACCGGAACGCAGGGCAATTACGGCCGCTTGTACTCGGTCGTCCACGGCCAATTTATTCATAATGCCCCGCACATGGGTTTTAATCGTATTGGTGCTTAAATAGAGTTGTTCGGCGATTTCAGCGTTACTTTTGCCCTCAACAATTAACTTTAAAACCTCCATTTCTCGCTCCGATAAAAGTGCTAGATTGGGATTAGGTTGCACTGCCGGCGGTTTGAGATTATCCATGACTAAACGGGCAATTTGGGGGTCTAAATAGGTGGCCCCATCCTTGGCCGCTTCAATGGCGGCCAAAAGGCGATCGAGACTCGCTCCCTTGATACAATAGGCATCAGCACCACTAGCCAGAGCTGCGATCACTTCCTGTTGGAGAGTGTGGGAAGTGAGCATGACCACATGAACATTAGCTAAACCTTCCTTAATCTGTTTAGTTGCCGCAATGCCGTCAAGACGGGGTAAACCGATGTCCATGACCACTAAATCTGGCCGTAGGGATAGGGCTAATTGTACCCCCGCTAGACCATCACTAGCTTGACCGACAATCTCAAAATCCGGCTGTTCACCGAGCGCTTGTTCTAAACCCAACTGCATTAAGGGATCGTCTTCAACAATTAAAATCCGCATGATCTTTGATTCCTAACAGGAAAATGTACGGTTTTCACCCATCTGCATGAAGCAGAACTACTCCTAGTTTAGGCAATCTGGAGATAGATTAACAGTGATCAGTGACCAGTGACCAGTAACCAGTGACCAGTGACCAGTGACCAGTGACCAGTGAAAGATACTAAATTTATTGAAAATTGAAAACTTAAACCTAATAACTTAAACCTAATAACTTAAAACTTAAACCTAATAACTTAAAACTTAAACCTAATAACTGATAACTGATAACTGATAACTGATAACTGATAACTGAAAATGCTACGGATTTCATCAGATCGGTCTAAAATTGTGCTTGTTGCCCTAGTTTATCTGGGTGTTGGTTGGCTAGGCTATCTCTGCTTAAATTTAGGGTCGCGACCTGCCCCAATTTGGATGAGTGCTGGTATTGGCTTAACTGCTGTTTTTTTAGGGGGAAAAAGGCTAGTTTTCGGCGTTTTTATCGGGGATTTGCTTCTGACCTTCTTTTTAGGGGCCAGTTGGCCCATAGCTCTATTTTCGGCGATCGGTAGCAGTTTATCGGCTCTGTTAGGGGCGCAATTCCTGCATTATCTGAGATTTTCCGCCACTTTACAGCGCATTCGCGATATCCTTTTACTGGTATTTTTAGCGGCTTTATTAGCCTCGGCAGTCAATGCCACTATCGATACTTTTGCCCGTAGTTGGCTAAATACTTGGGATTGGCGGCAATTTGGACAGTCTTGGGGCATTATCTGG
This Microcystis wesenbergii NRERC-220 DNA region includes the following protein-coding sequences:
- a CDS encoding pentapeptide repeat-containing protein, which produces MRLLAAFDRYPDSVSLTLEPVATDSQKFDLYLTLHLQAQIQSLLGGEIKWGLKGGKLDFLLVNCHLTPNPLSSQELYINRINNHQWRLSFKSPQSIFTGAIERINLGTVSVEEEPYHLTVQFSLTAADICITETSGLWKHDISPNKHSILERKLAFFLIENQFDAFLSRISLGSSQVELDTVLVEPQPAASENLEKLQTQIEGIYAAVTDDFRELAQLAELNPLTDFTGANLLAAELSGISLGMANLYQANLRGANLTDADLSEINGSHASFKGADLSGALLANADLSYADFYRSSLALANLIGSNLEGANLVEVNITQANFSGAKVKGTKFADNVGMTEELRETLRLRGAFCD
- a CDS encoding M16 family metallopeptidase encodes the protein MIIKNNPYYRAFTGFLVAFLVFWGFGSFSPLLAQAKEQSADVQSITPYLKQFQQKITEFRLDNGLKFIILENRDAPVISFVTYADVGGADEPDGKTGVAHFLEHLAFKGTKTIGTTDYLSEKKVLDRLEAIDKELQAAKKAGKSAEVAKLTEEFQKTKAESEKFVQRNEYGQIVETQGGVGLNATTSSDATSYFYSFPSNKLELWMSLESERFLEPVFQREFYKEKDVILEERRMRTDNSPLGLLIEAFLDQAYTVHPYKRPVIGYDRDIRNLEPSDIQNFFDKFYPASNLTIAIAGDVDPEQVKQLAKVYFGRFPAKPKPPQVKVVEPNQTKTKEITLKLASQPWYLEGYHRPALNHPDHAVYEVIATLMSEGRTSRLYKALVEDKQLALAAQGFNGFPGDKYPNLLLFYALTAPNVSVEEVAQGLNWELERLKNEPVSEQELERVKNQLRAALLRGLDSNMGMARSLIEYEVKTGDWRNLFAQLDAYNAVTAADIQRVAKETFTTENRTIGRILPK
- a CDS encoding response regulator; its protein translation is MRILIVEDDPLMQLGLEQALGEQPDFEIVGQASDGLAGVQLALSLRPDLVVMDIGLPRLDGIAATKQIKEGLANVHVVMLTSHTLQQEVIAALASGADAYCIKGASLDRLLAAIEAAKDGATYLDPQIARLVMDNLKPPAVQPNPNLALLSEREMEVLKLIVEGKSNAEIAEQLYLSTNTIKTHVRGIMNKLAVDDRVQAAVIALRSGIV
- a CDS encoding Uma2 family endonuclease, with the protein product MTIAESLPLVESHVNPEIIFPEGEFWSDEPPLESNLHLQQIILLIQCLEWWWREREDYFATGNLTIYYSPNQKKSEFFPGPDFFVVLGTNSNPNRRSWVVWQEEGKYPNLIIEILSDSTAKVDREEKKQIYQDIFRTPDYFWFDPESLEFQGFTLISGQYQPIAPNPQGWLWSQQLGLYLGLSANKLRYFTPEGELVPTPAEAAQQAENRVLEAENRAVEAESQVQQEKQKAAKLAAKLRELGIDTEENL
- a CDS encoding ferritin-like domain-containing protein; the protein is MTVAYPRKFKKTMSARDIMKRVISDREIHLVTLNRYRYNEQRSCKDLTELIETLDGQPQELIQDLSHHVADEARHAYWLTDLLIELGADVGKPPGLSYIDEFERLLDQDQFQGEEQREDGLIAALAAINVTEKRGCQYFAAHIYALKAGEQTPENLKIQETIAKIFPEEAGHVRWGNRWLAKIAQKSPQHRQKVEKAKAKYSAIEQAAYESGMDITLGAELRRVGHLMEIAATMPLWERPQYLMERLPQSLLDPKLQLFRVEAAQKAWNRDPQMFMERFLPMFFNADGNIGKKEKVN
- a CDS encoding M16 family metallopeptidase, whose product is MKKRLQWLGLILITLIGVLAFRSPAIAQTPRHFTDLTFPPLPEVTVPEYERYQLDNGMVVYLMEDRSLPLVSGTAMIRTGGRLEPGEKVGLADITGTVLRSGGTEKHPSNVLNQLLEQRAALVETSIDLNAGTANFSALSEDLEAVFNLFAEVLRSPAFENQRVELAKVQEKGAIARRNDDPDDIASREFKKLVYGDNSPYARTVEYSTLANIDRQDLIDFYRTYVRPDQIILGIVGDFDSPSMKALINKTFSDWKNPATATKIVTPSATQKNLQGVFVVNQPQLTQSTVLLGHLGGRLDSPDYPALTVLNEILSGFGGRLFNEVRSRQGLAYSVYGVWNSRYDYPGLFIAGGQTRTDATVPFIKAILGEIERLRNQPITAKELADAKNAILNSFVFKFEKPAQNLSRLMTYEYYGYPQDFIFRYQQAVKGVTIADIQRVAQQYLQPNQIVTLVVGNEQEIQPPLSSLGTTVKTVDVTITQL
- a CDS encoding alpha/beta fold hydrolase yields the protein MNRINNIVLVHGFWADGSSYNQITAQLLAEGYAAIAVQNPLTSLADDVAATKRILNRIEGQCILVGHSWGGMVITEVGNDEKVSGLVYIAALAPDAGESMVDLFSEYEKPSQYFQEQEGFIWISQEGIEKILANDLPAEKAALIYATQTPAAASLLTAKTTTTAWRNKPNWYIVSSQDQALPPELQFNLAERMGAKTVVLASGHVPTISHASEVLEVIREASNRG